A part of Nerophis lumbriciformis linkage group LG25, RoL_Nlum_v2.1, whole genome shotgun sequence genomic DNA contains:
- the usp44 gene encoding ubiquitin carboxyl-terminal hydrolase 44, with product MDRCKHVGRLRLAPDHSILNPQKWHCVDCNTTESIWACLGCAHVACGRYIEEHALQHFKQQRHPLAMEVNELYVFCYLCDDYVLNDNTTGDLKLLRSTLSAIQSQRYEVTTRSGRILRSTSAAPDAPMPCGAQELQLRDEDRMFTALWHRRRALMGRVFRFWFGLTDCGKTRQEEERLREEEEEQKRAARERRRALKRQLQEELENAPQRKSRRLRRRTQRVPDVAVKKLRSLPTPKKTKASAPSPPARRPSRRTPATPAPKKSVKKIQSSAKSKNCSSSSTSSKRKSLPATPRRKQSGKQGGSPFKRRPTVTPGVTGLRNLGNTCYMNSILQVLSHLHVFRECFLRLDLTQALELLASAVHGQLTGKTSPLAHRKGYHTSSGSGLSGGASRGRSMELIQPKEPSSKYISLCHELHTLFQVMWSGKWALVSPFAMLHSVWQLIPAFRGYAQQDAQEFLCELLDKVQQELESTGKHTPTTDVPHTQKRLIKQVLSVVNTIFHGQLLSQVTCLACDHRSNTVEPFWDLSLEFPERYHSNSRESAAQASCHLTEMLAKFTETEALEGNIYACDQCNAARRRSSSKAVLLTEAQKRLMVHKLPQVLRLHLKRFRWSGRNHREKIGVHVTFDQLLDMELYSCTEPAPKGVSPQSPTAGSPNAKHFLYELSAVVMHHGKGFGSGHYTAYCYNSAGGFWVHCNDSKMNVCSVDEVCRAQAYILFYTRRVTQVKDRPL from the exons ATGGACCGGTGCAAGCACGTGGGGCGGCTGCGGCTCGCCCCGGACCACTCCATCCTCAACCCGCAGAAGTGGCACTGTGTGGACTGCAACACCACCGAGTCCATCTGGGCCTGCCTGGGTTGCGCCCACGTGGCGTGCGGGCGCTACATCGAGGAGCACGCCTTGCAGCACTTCAAGCAGCAGCGCCACCCGCTCGCCATGGAGGTGAACGAACTCTACGTCTTTTGCTACTTGTGCGACGACTACGTCCTCAACGACAACACCACGGGCGACCTCAAGCTGCTGCGTAGCACCCTCAGCGCCATCCAGAGCCAGCGCTACGAGGTCACCACTCGCAGCGGGCGCATCCTCCGCTCCACCAGCGCCGCGCCCGACGCCCCGATGCCCTGCGGCGCTCAGGAGCTGCAGCTCAGGGATGAAGACCGCATGTTTACTGCCCTCTGGCACCGGCGCCGGGCCCTCATGGGGCGTGTATTCCGCTTCTGGTTTGGCTTGACTGACTGTGGGAAAACGAGGCAGGAGGAGGAGAGGctgagagaggaggaggaggagcagaaAAGGGCAGCGAGGGAGAGGAGGCGGGCCCTTAAAAGGCAGCTACAGGAGGAGCTGGAGAACGCCCCTCAGAGGAAGAGTCGCCGCTTGCGTCGAAGGACTCAGAGAGTTCCCGATGTTGCGGTGAAGAAGCTGCGGTCACTCCCCACGCCCAAAAAGACTAAAGCGTCCGCACCCTCGCCTCCCGCCCGCAGGCCAAGTCGTCGAACGCCCGCTACTCCCGCCCCCAAGAAAAGTGTGAAAAAGATCCAGTCGTCAGCCAAGTCCAAGAATTGCTCTTCTTCCAGCACCAGCTCTAAGCGCAAGTCTTTACCCGCAACCCCCCGCCGAAAGCAGAGCGGCAAACAGGGCGGCTCCCCCTTCAAACGGCGCCCCACGGTCACGCCCGGCGTGACGGGTCTGAGGAACCTGGGCAACACGTGTTACATGAACTCCATCCTGCAAGTGCTGAGCCACCTGCACGTCTTCAGGGAGTGTTTCCTGCGCCTGGACCTCACCCAGGCTCTGGAGCTGCTGGCCTCCGCTGTCCACGGCCAGTTGACGGGCAAGACCTCGCCCCTAGCCCACAGAAAGGGATACCACACCAGCTCGGGGTCAGGGCTCAGCGGGGGGGCCTCGCGGGGCCGCAGCATGGAGCTGATCCAACCCAAAGAGCCCAGCTCCAAGTACATTTCCCTCTGCCACGAGCTGCACACGCTGTTCCAGGTCATGTGGTCCGGCAAGTGGGCGCTGGTGTCGCCCTTCGCCATGCTGCACTCCGTGTGGCAGCTCATCCCCGCCTTCCGGGGCTACGCCCAGCAGGACGCTCAGGAGTTTTTGTGCGAGCTCCTGGACAAGGTGCAGCAGGAGCTGGAGAGCACAGGCAAGCACACGCCCACCACTGACGTCCCCCACACGCAAAAACGGCTCATCAAGCAGGTGCTCAGCGTGGTCAACACCATCTTCCACGGACAGCTGCTCAGCCAG GTCACATGTCTGGCCTGCGACCATCGCTCCAACACGGTGGAGCCTTTCTGGGATCTGTCCCTGGAGTTCCCCGAGCGCTACCATAGCAACAGCCGGGAGTCGGCCGCACAGGCGTCCTGTCACCTGACAGAAATGTTGGCCAAGTTCACTGAGACTGAAGCGCTGGAGGGAAACATCTACGCCTGCGATCAATGCAACG CTGCACGTAGACGCTCGTCGTCCAAAGCGGTCCTCCTCACTGAAGCCCAAAAACGGCTGATGGTCCACAAGCTGCCTCAGGTGCTGCGGCTGCACCTCAAACGCTTCAG GTGGTCTGGGCGGAACCACCGGGAGAAGATCGGAGTCCACGTCACTTTCGACCAGCTTCTCGACATGGAGCTGTACTCCTGCACAGAGCCCGCCCCGAAAGGCGTCAGCCCGCAGAGCCCCACGGCAGGCTCGCCAAACGCCAAGCACTTCCTGTACGAGCTCTCCGCCGTGGTAATGCATCATGGGAAAGGCTTCGGATCGGGTCACTACACGGCGTACTGCTACAACAGCGCCGGAG GCTTCTGGGTTCACTGCAACGACTCCAAGATGAACGTGTGTTCTGTGGACGAGGTGTGCCGGGCCCAGGCCTACATCCTCTTCTACACCCGCAGGGTTACTCAGGTCAAAGACCGGCCGCTGTGA